The Streptococcus pluranimalium genome contains a region encoding:
- the rpmC gene encoding 50S ribosomal protein L29 yields MKLQEIKDFVKELRGLSQEELAKKESELKKELFDLRFQAAAGQLDQTARLNEVKKQIARVKTVQSETK; encoded by the coding sequence ATGAAACTTCAAGAAATTAAAGATTTTGTTAAAGAGCTTCGTGGACTTTCTCAAGAAGAACTTGCTAAGAAAGAAAGCGAACTTAAAAAAGAACTTTTTGATCTTCGTTTCCAAGCTGCAGCAGGTCAACTTGATCAAACTGCTCGTTTGAACGAAGTTAAAAAACAGATTGCACGTGTTAAAACTGTGCAATCTGAAACGAAATAA
- the rplX gene encoding 50S ribosomal protein L24 — MFVKKGDKVRVIAGKDKGVEAVVLKALPKVNKVVVEGVGIIKKHQRPNNENPQGAIVEVEAPIHASNVQVLDKNGVAGRVGYKVVDGKKVRYNKKSGEVLD, encoded by the coding sequence ATGTTTGTAAAAAAAGGCGACAAAGTTCGCGTTATTGCTGGTAAGGACAAAGGCGTTGAAGCTGTAGTTCTTAAAGCACTTCCAAAAGTAAATAAAGTTGTTGTTGAAGGTGTTGGGATTATTAAAAAACACCAACGTCCAAATAACGAAAACCCTCAAGGTGCTATCGTAGAAGTTGAAGCACCAATCCACGCATCAAACGTTCAAGTCCTTGACAAAAACGGTGTTGCTGGACGTGTTGGTTACAAAGTTGTTGACGGCAAAAAAGTTCGTTACAACAAAAAATCAGGCGAAGTTCTTGATTAA
- the rplN gene encoding 50S ribosomal protein L14: MIQQETRLKVADNSGAREILTIKVLGGSGRKFANIGDVIVASVKQATPGGAVKKGDVVKAVIVRTKSGARRPDGSYIKFDENAAVIIRDDKTPRGTRIFGPVARELREGGYMKIVSLAPEVL, translated from the coding sequence ATGATTCAACAAGAAACTCGCTTGAAAGTTGCTGATAATAGCGGTGCTCGTGAGATCTTGACTATCAAAGTTCTTGGTGGTTCAGGACGTAAATTTGCTAACATCGGTGACGTTATCGTTGCTTCTGTAAAACAAGCTACACCAGGTGGAGCTGTTAAAAAAGGTGATGTTGTTAAAGCTGTTATCGTTCGTACAAAATCTGGTGCACGCCGTCCCGACGGTTCATACATCAAATTTGACGAAAACGCTGCAGTAATCATCCGTGATGACAAAACTCCTCGCGGAACTCGTATCTTCGGCCCTGTTGCACGTGAATTGCGTGAAGGTGGCTACATGAAGATCGTATCACTTGCACCAGAAGTACTTTAA
- the rpsQ gene encoding 30S ribosomal protein S17 — MERNQRKTLVGRVVSDKMDKTITVVVETKRNHPVYGKRINYSKKYKAHDENNVAKEGDKVRIMETRPLSATKRFRLVEVVEEAVII, encoded by the coding sequence ATGGAACGTAATCAACGTAAAACACTTGTTGGTCGTGTAGTATCAGACAAGATGGATAAAACAATCACTGTTGTAGTTGAAACTAAACGTAACCACCCAGTCTATGGTAAACGTATCAACTATTCTAAAAAATACAAAGCACATGACGAAAACAACGTTGCTAAAGAAGGCGACAAAGTTCGTATCATGGAAACTCGCCCACTTTCAGCTACAAAACGCTTCCGTCTTGTAGAAGTTGTGGAAGAAGCTGTTATTATCTAA